In Brevibacillus brevis, a genomic segment contains:
- the ftsA gene encoding cell division protein FtsA: MVSNELIVSLDIGTSKVRVMIGEINNGSINIIGVGQSHSEGIKKGVIVDIDQTVHAIREAVDHAERMVGVSIEEVYVGITGNHIELHETQGVVAVSSEDREIREEDIQRVIQAAKVVAIPPDREIIEVVPKEYIVDGQGSIKDPRGMIGVRLEMEGTIVTGLKTVVHNIVRCAQRTNLRVAGIFLQPLAASTVALSKDDKNMGVVLVDIGAGSTTIGVFEQGKLAATTVIGIGGDHITSDIALGLRTHTDVADRVKTKNGCALIDEASEDVKFKVNRIGSEVEKQFTQVDLANIIEPRAAEIFQLVEDAVYKLGYRDEIAGGYVLTGGTVAMPGMLELAKEELDAPVRIAIPDYIGVRDPAYTTGVGLIQYALQLMERRSTRVTPSFKGTQKQTVSKPKDGAGLMEKVKNWFSEFI; the protein is encoded by the coding sequence TTGGTAAGCAACGAACTCATCGTCAGCCTAGATATTGGAACATCGAAAGTACGCGTCATGATCGGCGAAATCAACAACGGTTCCATCAACATCATCGGCGTCGGCCAATCGCACTCGGAAGGGATCAAGAAGGGCGTGATTGTCGACATCGACCAAACCGTGCATGCCATCCGGGAAGCGGTTGATCATGCAGAGCGCATGGTTGGCGTTTCGATCGAAGAAGTGTATGTCGGTATCACTGGGAATCATATCGAGCTGCATGAAACACAAGGGGTTGTCGCTGTATCCAGCGAAGACCGTGAGATACGAGAAGAAGACATCCAACGCGTTATTCAGGCAGCAAAGGTTGTTGCCATCCCGCCGGACCGCGAGATCATCGAGGTCGTTCCAAAGGAGTACATCGTAGATGGGCAAGGCAGTATAAAAGACCCAAGAGGAATGATCGGCGTCCGGTTGGAAATGGAAGGAACCATTGTGACCGGGTTGAAAACGGTTGTACATAACATTGTTCGTTGCGCCCAAAGGACCAATTTGCGGGTTGCTGGAATTTTCTTGCAACCGCTTGCGGCTAGTACCGTCGCTCTTTCCAAGGATGACAAAAACATGGGTGTTGTTCTAGTCGACATCGGTGCGGGTTCTACCACGATCGGTGTATTCGAACAAGGGAAACTGGCAGCGACCACCGTAATCGGCATCGGTGGCGACCACATCACCAGCGATATTGCGCTGGGGCTGCGCACCCACACGGATGTAGCGGACAGGGTAAAGACGAAAAATGGCTGCGCCTTGATCGACGAAGCGTCCGAGGACGTGAAGTTCAAGGTGAACCGGATTGGCAGTGAAGTGGAAAAGCAGTTTACGCAAGTCGATCTGGCCAATATCATCGAGCCTCGTGCAGCGGAAATTTTCCAACTGGTAGAAGACGCTGTCTACAAATTGGGCTACCGCGATGAGATTGCCGGAGGTTATGTACTCACAGGAGGCACGGTGGCGATGCCAGGCATGCTCGAGCTTGCCAAGGAAGAGCTGGATGCGCCTGTCCGAATCGCGATTCCGGATTATATTGGGGTACGTGATCCTGCCTACACCACTGGGGTAGGTTTGATTCAATATGCCTTGCAGTTGATGGAGCGCCGCAGTACCCGCGTGACCCCCTCATTCAAAGGCACCCAGAAGCAAACCGTGTCAAAGCCGAAAGACGGCGCGGGTTTGATGGAAAAAGTGAAAAACTGGTTCAGCGAATTTATTTAA
- a CDS encoding DUF881 domain-containing protein: MSRRRKFHFYLAVVTFCTGFLVATSIETTKLTRKERFNDQQFQQETQLNDRILSEKEQNQHLENQLLDLQRQVGKVEEAMAERKSEAADTLSQLEAARMLAGVVAVEGPGIVITMQDNQNAANNADIANYIVHEQDVRLVVNELRAAGAEAISINGQRLVSNSSIRCVGPTIIVNGIKSAAPFVVTAIGDPNTMESALNLPGGVLHSLQDFVQIDVAKKDHVQLPAFVGDAKTKHS; this comes from the coding sequence ATGAGTCGACGTCGCAAGTTTCATTTCTATTTAGCTGTCGTGACGTTTTGTACCGGATTTCTGGTGGCAACGTCGATCGAGACCACCAAGCTGACGCGCAAGGAGCGGTTCAACGATCAGCAGTTTCAGCAAGAGACACAGCTGAACGATCGGATCTTATCCGAGAAAGAGCAGAATCAGCATCTGGAAAATCAACTCCTCGACCTTCAGCGTCAAGTCGGAAAGGTGGAGGAAGCGATGGCCGAGCGCAAGTCGGAAGCGGCAGATACGCTCAGCCAGCTGGAAGCGGCGCGGATGCTGGCGGGTGTGGTCGCCGTAGAAGGACCTGGCATCGTCATCACGATGCAAGACAACCAAAATGCGGCGAACAATGCGGATATCGCCAACTACATCGTCCACGAGCAGGACGTGAGGCTGGTCGTCAATGAGCTGCGGGCTGCGGGTGCAGAAGCGATCAGCATCAACGGCCAGCGGTTGGTCAGCAATTCTTCCATCCGCTGTGTGGGGCCGACGATCATTGTCAATGGCATCAAGTCCGCGGCGCCATTTGTCGTAACCGCCATCGGCGATCCCAACACGATGGAGAGCGCCCTGAATCTTCCAGGCGGCGTACTGCACTCCCTGCAGGACTTCGTTCAGATCGATGTAGCCAAGAAGGACCACGTACAGTTACCCGCTTTTGTCGGTGACGCCAAAACCAAACACTCCTAG
- a CDS encoding FtsQ-type POTRA domain-containing protein yields MAVYEERIPQVKQQRPRRRGNRKLLFLLVLFFLIVLIIVFIRSPYSKVQEIQVFGNDIYPAEQIVSQSGLTKGMQFLNVWESSVQKNLEPLEGIKEVTVSRSFPGVIQLHVTEQKRVAFWSGQDGTRYPLLENGMVLKKVNFADRVVDRPLISSWASPELLPNLAKALSKLSPSVLGEISDITLTPTIYDKQRVTLFMRDGNEVRSVVYKLDKMLNWYPAIVKELPKGSKGVLSLFEQPWFIPYGAGGQAVPLQSSEEQSQKPQ; encoded by the coding sequence ATGGCGGTATACGAGGAACGCATTCCGCAAGTCAAACAGCAGCGCCCCCGGAGGCGGGGAAACCGCAAATTGCTCTTTCTGCTCGTGCTGTTCTTTTTGATTGTACTTATCATCGTGTTCATTCGTTCTCCTTACAGCAAGGTGCAGGAAATTCAAGTGTTTGGCAACGATATCTATCCGGCGGAGCAAATTGTCAGCCAATCGGGCCTTACCAAAGGTATGCAATTCTTGAACGTATGGGAAAGCAGCGTGCAAAAAAATCTGGAGCCATTGGAAGGAATCAAGGAAGTGACGGTGAGCCGCTCGTTTCCCGGAGTCATCCAGCTGCATGTGACAGAGCAGAAGAGGGTAGCCTTTTGGAGCGGGCAGGACGGCACGCGCTATCCGCTCTTGGAAAACGGGATGGTGCTCAAAAAAGTGAACTTTGCCGATCGCGTGGTGGACAGGCCGCTGATCAGCTCCTGGGCGTCGCCTGAGCTGCTGCCAAACCTCGCCAAGGCACTGTCCAAGCTATCTCCTTCCGTTCTCGGGGAAATATCGGACATCACGCTGACCCCGACGATTTACGACAAGCAAAGGGTCACGCTGTTCATGCGGGACGGCAATGAAGTCCGCAGTGTCGTCTACAAGCTGGACAAGATGCTGAACTGGTATCCGGCGATTGTCAAAGAATTGCCTAAGGGCTCGAAGGGCGTGCTTTCCCTGTTTGAGCAGCCTTGGTTCATCCCGTACGGAGCAGGGGGGCAGGCCGTGCCGCTGCAAAGTTCAGAAGAGCAGTCCCAAAAGCCGCAGTAA
- the murD gene encoding UDP-N-acetylmuramoyl-L-alanine--D-glutamate ligase — MNRYHNQKVVVIGMAKSGVAVAKLLHRFGANVVVNDKKPREEAVGCEELEELGMPVICGSHPEDLIHPGISLVVKNPGIPYEAPPVAKAMELGIPVVTEVELAYQIAKAPLIGITGSNGKTTTTTLVGLILQEAGIPAMVGGNIGTVLCGLAEVAKEDEWLVAELSSFQLMGTREFRPRIGVLLNLYPAHLDYHHTMDEYLSAKCKMFANQTDQDAAVLPYDQPEVLEKCGELSARAYYFSKTRAVPRGAYVDQGTIVFVDGDGQREEIVQVKDITVPHLDNALAAVIVTRLAGADKRSIAQVLATFPGVEHRMEFVAVKNGVKYFNDSKATNPEAASRALQACKEKVVWICGGLDRGIDFRELVPVIQGRVKAVVALGQTAPILLERAKEAGINERIHVDTVEKAVLAASRLADSGDVVLLSPACASWDMFPSFEVRGSMFKDGVHRL, encoded by the coding sequence ATGAACCGCTATCATAATCAAAAGGTTGTTGTAATCGGTATGGCGAAAAGCGGTGTGGCAGTGGCAAAACTGCTCCACCGCTTTGGTGCGAATGTCGTCGTCAATGATAAAAAACCGCGGGAGGAGGCCGTCGGCTGCGAAGAGCTGGAGGAGCTCGGCATGCCGGTCATCTGCGGATCCCATCCGGAAGACCTCATCCATCCGGGGATTTCACTCGTCGTCAAAAACCCGGGAATTCCTTACGAAGCTCCGCCTGTTGCAAAAGCGATGGAGCTCGGCATTCCGGTCGTGACCGAAGTCGAACTGGCCTATCAGATCGCGAAAGCCCCTCTCATCGGGATCACCGGCTCAAACGGGAAGACGACCACTACTACCTTGGTAGGACTCATCCTCCAGGAAGCGGGGATCCCGGCCATGGTCGGGGGAAATATCGGCACCGTTCTGTGCGGTTTGGCCGAAGTGGCCAAGGAAGACGAATGGCTGGTAGCGGAGCTGAGCAGCTTTCAATTGATGGGCACGAGGGAGTTTCGCCCGCGCATCGGGGTGCTGTTGAATTTGTATCCGGCCCATCTGGACTACCATCACACGATGGACGAATACCTCTCGGCGAAGTGCAAGATGTTTGCGAACCAAACGGATCAGGACGCTGCGGTTCTTCCGTACGATCAGCCGGAAGTGCTGGAAAAATGCGGAGAGCTCTCCGCGCGTGCCTATTACTTCAGCAAGACCCGGGCCGTACCGCGCGGAGCGTACGTGGACCAGGGGACGATCGTGTTCGTGGACGGAGATGGACAGCGGGAAGAGATCGTCCAAGTGAAGGACATCACCGTGCCTCATCTGGACAACGCCCTGGCCGCCGTCATCGTTACCAGGCTGGCGGGAGCGGACAAGCGATCCATCGCACAGGTGCTCGCCACCTTCCCGGGAGTGGAGCATCGGATGGAGTTTGTCGCTGTCAAAAACGGGGTAAAGTACTTTAACGATTCGAAGGCGACCAATCCGGAGGCAGCTTCCAGAGCGCTTCAGGCGTGCAAGGAAAAGGTGGTCTGGATCTGCGGAGGGCTGGATCGGGGCATTGACTTCCGCGAGCTGGTTCCTGTCATCCAGGGCAGGGTAAAGGCGGTGGTCGCTCTCGGACAGACAGCTCCGATTTTGCTCGAACGGGCCAAAGAAGCAGGGATTAACGAGCGCATCCATGTCGATACTGTGGAAAAAGCCGTTCTTGCTGCTTCCCGGTTGGCCGACTCGGGTGACGTTGTATTGCTCAGCCCGGCGTGTGCGAGCTGGGACATGTTTCCTTCGTTCGAAGTGAGGGGGAGCATGTTTAAGGACGGCGTGCATAGACTGTAA
- a CDS encoding DUF881 domain-containing protein: protein MLQKSRKITFILAIISAIIGVMLTVQLRSNLHPVHKESRSIAELRTTLQKELEKHKNLLADISKYNQLYYQYETSLSEDESISVMKEELARNRKMAGMVPVEGAGIVLEVVDAHLQDEPVLDENMTAPVVGDYTIDDEDLRWLVNILFANGAQAVSINDHRLISTTAIRNVGDVIQIDTRPIQPPYELKALGDPDVLLSALKLEGVEENFQLANKKVLAEKKDKLLISANNEKRVIQYMKPVKEKGDS from the coding sequence ATGTTACAAAAAAGCCGTAAAATCACATTTATTCTTGCCATCATTAGTGCTATCATAGGTGTGATGTTGACCGTGCAGCTGCGGAGCAATCTTCATCCCGTGCACAAGGAGTCCCGGAGCATAGCAGAGCTGCGGACGACGCTGCAAAAAGAACTGGAGAAGCACAAAAACCTGCTGGCTGATATTTCGAAGTACAATCAGCTCTACTACCAGTACGAAACCTCGCTGAGTGAGGATGAAAGCATCTCCGTCATGAAAGAGGAATTGGCGCGCAACCGCAAGATGGCGGGCATGGTCCCGGTGGAGGGAGCTGGCATCGTATTGGAAGTGGTAGATGCACACTTGCAAGACGAGCCGGTTCTGGATGAAAACATGACTGCGCCGGTGGTTGGCGACTATACGATCGATGACGAAGATTTGCGGTGGCTGGTCAATATTTTGTTTGCAAATGGAGCGCAAGCGGTATCGATCAACGATCATCGTCTCATTTCGACGACGGCGATCCGCAATGTCGGGGACGTGATTCAGATCGACACCCGGCCGATCCAGCCTCCTTATGAGCTAAAAGCGTTGGGAGACCCGGATGTTCTGCTGTCAGCACTGAAGCTGGAAGGAGTGGAAGAGAACTTCCAGCTGGCGAACAAAAAGGTGCTGGCGGAAAAAAAGGACAAGCTGTTGATTTCTGCCAATAACGAAAAACGCGTCATCCAATACATGAAACCTGTGAAAGAAAAAGGAGATTCGTAA
- the mraY gene encoding phospho-N-acetylmuramoyl-pentapeptide-transferase codes for MFADNVLIVTIVAAFLIAVLIGPLFIPVLRRLKFGQAIREEGPQSHQKKAGTPTMGGTIILLALIFTVLKFANANMEVYFLLLVTLGYGLIGFLDDFIKIRKKRNLGLTARQKFAGQIVLGILAYILLLLMGHDTSLHLPGTPWKLELGYFYFPFLLFLLVGTTNAVNITDGLDGLLAGTGAIAFGAYAIIAWFGQDYDTAIFSAAVVGAVLGFLVFNAHPARVFMGDTGSLGLGGALAGIAIMTKTELLLAIIGGVFVVETLSVIMQVVSFKTRGKRIFRMSPLHHHFELTGWSEWRVVVTFWLVGMIFAGLGVYLEVVTIR; via the coding sequence ATGTTCGCTGACAACGTACTCATCGTCACGATCGTCGCCGCGTTTCTCATCGCCGTACTCATCGGTCCTCTGTTTATCCCGGTCCTTCGCCGCCTCAAATTCGGGCAGGCGATCCGGGAAGAAGGTCCGCAATCCCATCAAAAGAAGGCTGGTACCCCAACGATGGGCGGAACCATCATTCTTTTGGCACTCATTTTTACCGTGTTAAAGTTTGCCAATGCCAACATGGAAGTCTACTTCCTGCTGCTGGTGACGCTTGGATACGGACTCATCGGTTTTCTGGATGACTTTATTAAAATCAGAAAGAAACGCAATTTGGGACTGACCGCGAGGCAAAAGTTCGCGGGACAAATTGTGCTGGGGATTTTGGCTTACATTCTGCTCTTGCTCATGGGCCACGATACGTCCCTGCATCTGCCTGGAACTCCGTGGAAGCTGGAGCTTGGCTATTTCTATTTCCCGTTCCTCTTGTTCCTGCTCGTGGGAACCACCAATGCCGTCAACATTACGGACGGATTGGACGGACTTCTCGCGGGTACCGGCGCGATTGCGTTCGGCGCGTACGCCATCATCGCCTGGTTCGGACAGGATTACGATACCGCGATTTTCAGTGCGGCTGTCGTAGGGGCTGTACTCGGATTTCTCGTCTTCAACGCCCATCCGGCGCGCGTCTTCATGGGCGACACCGGTTCTCTCGGCTTGGGCGGAGCGTTGGCGGGGATTGCCATCATGACCAAAACGGAGCTGTTGCTCGCCATTATCGGCGGCGTATTCGTCGTCGAGACACTCTCGGTCATCATGCAGGTCGTGTCGTTTAAAACGAGAGGAAAACGCATCTTCCGGATGAGTCCTCTCCATCACCATTTTGAGCTGACGGGCTGGTCGGAGTGGCGCGTCGTCGTGACGTTTTGGCTGGTCGGCATGATCTTTGCCGGACTTGGCGTATACCTCGAGGTGGTGACAATCCGATGA
- the spoVE gene encoding stage V sporulation protein E, whose amino-acid sequence MSKVRSAPDFVIIFATLFLLGIGIVMVYSASAIVAQKPPFNDPYFFAKRQLIFALLGITAMYVTMNIDYWVWKQWAKAGFLASLGLLVLVLIVGIEVNGSKSWLGFGAFGIQPGEFAKLGVVAFLARWLSDNQKQIVLFRKGLVPALGIPLACFALIMLQPDLGTGTVLMGTAIVMIFASGARISHFATLGLIGAAGFVGLILSAPYRIKRITSFLDPWSDPLNTGYQIIQSLYAIGPGGLLGLGLGQSRQKHLYLPEPYNDFIFSIVAEELGFIGGTLILLLFLLLLWRGMRTAITAPDLFGSLLALGIIGMIAIQVVINIGVVTGMFPVTGITLPFLSYGGSSLTLMLTGVGVLLNISRFSR is encoded by the coding sequence ATGAGCAAGGTTCGCTCTGCTCCCGACTTCGTAATTATTTTTGCAACACTTTTTTTATTGGGAATTGGCATCGTGATGGTGTATAGCGCCAGTGCGATCGTCGCCCAGAAGCCCCCGTTCAACGACCCGTATTTCTTCGCCAAACGGCAGCTGATTTTTGCCCTGCTCGGCATCACGGCGATGTACGTTACGATGAATATCGATTATTGGGTATGGAAGCAATGGGCCAAAGCCGGCTTTTTGGCGAGCCTTGGTCTGCTGGTCCTGGTGTTGATCGTGGGGATTGAAGTCAACGGTTCGAAAAGCTGGCTCGGCTTTGGCGCGTTCGGGATCCAGCCGGGCGAATTCGCCAAGCTGGGCGTCGTCGCGTTTTTGGCCCGCTGGCTGTCCGACAACCAAAAGCAAATTGTCCTGTTTCGAAAAGGTCTCGTCCCGGCATTGGGCATTCCGCTTGCCTGCTTTGCGCTAATCATGCTGCAGCCCGATCTGGGGACGGGTACAGTGCTGATGGGAACAGCGATCGTGATGATTTTTGCTTCAGGAGCGCGTATCAGCCACTTTGCGACTCTCGGCCTGATCGGCGCAGCCGGTTTTGTCGGTTTGATTTTGTCCGCGCCTTACCGGATCAAGAGGATTACGTCCTTCCTCGATCCGTGGTCGGATCCCCTTAACACCGGGTACCAGATCATCCAGTCCCTGTACGCGATCGGGCCGGGCGGACTGCTCGGACTCGGACTCGGTCAGAGCAGGCAAAAGCATCTGTACCTGCCCGAGCCGTACAACGACTTCATTTTTTCCATCGTGGCAGAGGAGCTGGGGTTCATCGGAGGCACCTTGATTCTGCTCCTGTTTCTTCTCCTGCTGTGGCGGGGGATGAGAACGGCAATCACGGCTCCGGATTTGTTTGGAAGCTTATTGGCACTGGGTATCATCGGCATGATCGCCATACAGGTTGTTATCAACATTGGCGTAGTGACAGGGATGTTTCCCGTGACCGGCATTACACTCCCGTTTCTCAGCTACGGGGGCTCGTCCCTTACGCTGATGCTGACAGGGGTGGGAGTCCTGCTCAATATTTCCCGTTTTTCCAGATAA
- a CDS encoding DUF1290 domain-containing protein, producing MWLPLFGLIVGLAVGFLLDWRVPQEYSSYLSIALLAGLDTIFGGIRSFLERTFNVRIFMSGFFFNTLFAAGLAFIGGFLGIDLYLAAIVAFGVRLFNNLAVIRRIVLSRWINQQD from the coding sequence ATGTGGCTCCCGCTTTTCGGACTGATCGTCGGTCTCGCTGTCGGCTTTTTGCTGGATTGGCGTGTGCCTCAGGAATATAGCAGCTATCTCTCCATTGCCTTGCTGGCCGGATTGGACACCATCTTTGGCGGGATTCGATCGTTTTTGGAGCGCACCTTCAATGTTCGGATTTTCATGTCCGGATTCTTTTTCAATACGCTCTTTGCGGCTGGTCTCGCTTTTATCGGCGGATTTTTGGGGATCGATCTCTACCTGGCAGCAATCGTTGCTTTTGGTGTGCGTTTGTTCAATAATCTGGCGGTAATTAGGAGAATCGTTCTATCCAGGTGGATAAATCAGCAGGACTAG
- the murB gene encoding UDP-N-acetylmuramate dehydrogenase yields the protein MKQIADELRQAGIEKVWTNEPLANHTTWRIGGPADLFIQPKDKESLKAALQIIHRHEIPWSVIGRGSNLLVRDGGIRGAVLKVAEGLSHCEFRGEEVCVGAGYSMIRLAMETGKMGLTGMEFAGGIPGTVGGAVYMNAGAHGSDLSRILIDAEILFENGETKVLTNEEMSFTYRTSLLQKRRGIALEARFQLRKGDRKEIAATLAANKERRRLTQPLQMPCAGSVFRNPPGDHAGRLIEAAGLKGYQIGGAQVSEKHSNFIVNCGGATATDVLTLINYIRSTIMSKFGIDLHPEVLVVGEG from the coding sequence ATGAAACAAATCGCAGATGAGTTGAGGCAGGCCGGAATCGAAAAAGTGTGGACCAACGAACCTCTCGCCAATCATACGACTTGGCGGATCGGGGGTCCTGCTGACCTGTTCATCCAGCCGAAGGATAAAGAGTCCTTAAAGGCAGCCTTGCAAATTATCCATCGTCATGAAATTCCTTGGAGTGTAATCGGGCGCGGTTCCAACCTTCTGGTGAGGGACGGAGGGATACGAGGAGCCGTGCTAAAGGTGGCTGAGGGTTTGAGTCACTGCGAGTTCAGGGGCGAAGAGGTGTGTGTGGGTGCCGGATATTCCATGATCCGCCTGGCGATGGAGACGGGCAAGATGGGACTGACAGGGATGGAGTTCGCAGGCGGAATTCCTGGTACGGTAGGCGGAGCCGTCTATATGAATGCGGGTGCTCACGGATCTGATCTTTCACGTATTCTTATTGATGCCGAGATCCTCTTTGAAAACGGTGAAACGAAAGTGTTGACGAACGAAGAAATGAGCTTTACTTATCGGACGTCTCTTTTGCAGAAGAGACGGGGAATCGCGCTCGAGGCGCGGTTTCAACTGCGCAAAGGCGATCGCAAAGAGATAGCGGCGACGCTCGCTGCCAACAAAGAGCGGCGGCGCCTGACGCAGCCTCTGCAGATGCCGTGTGCCGGAAGCGTGTTTCGCAATCCGCCAGGGGATCACGCAGGTCGCCTGATCGAGGCAGCCGGTCTGAAAGGCTACCAAATCGGTGGAGCTCAAGTTTCGGAAAAACACTCAAACTTCATTGTCAATTGCGGAGGGGCCACGGCTACCGACGTCCTCACCTTGATCAATTACATTCGGAGCACAATCATGAGCAAATTCGGGATTGACTTGCATCCGGAAGTCCTGGTGGTGGGCGAGGGGTAA
- the murA gene encoding UDP-N-acetylglucosamine 1-carboxyvinyltransferase — METFAIEGGRPLSGSLRIQGAKNAALPILAAAVLAEGQFYIYDVPHLKDIKVMLEILDSLGARTKHEDGCVALDTASVSVPLVPDNLMSQMRSSIFLAGPLLARLGEVTISRPGGCDIGERRIDLHLSGLTALGAKIEESEGYITFRAKQLRGTNIFLSFPSVGATENIMMAAVLAKGTTRICNAAREPEIVDLQNFLNAMGARIRGAGTDTIEITGVPKLRSVSYRIIPDRIVTGTYVLAVGVAQGHVELTNTLPEHLTALIEVARSCGVEIKTRHDIMEIKSTSRPRAYDRIITSPFPGFPTDLQAQLMVFLSQARGTSVIKETIFEGRFKHVNELARMGASIYVDLGSAIIRGVSKLTGTNVEASDLRAGAALVLAGLAAEGTTTVNQIHHIDRGYERLEQQLRQLGANITRLSV; from the coding sequence TTGGAGACTTTTGCGATCGAAGGCGGAAGACCTCTGTCCGGTTCGCTTCGGATCCAAGGAGCCAAGAACGCTGCTCTTCCCATACTTGCTGCCGCTGTGCTGGCGGAAGGGCAATTCTATATCTACGATGTCCCCCATTTGAAAGATATCAAGGTGATGCTGGAAATCTTGGACTCTTTGGGGGCGAGAACGAAGCACGAGGACGGATGTGTCGCTCTGGACACAGCGTCTGTCTCCGTCCCGCTGGTACCAGACAATTTGATGAGCCAGATGCGATCTTCTATTTTTCTAGCTGGCCCGCTCCTGGCGAGACTGGGCGAAGTCACTATATCCAGGCCGGGCGGCTGCGATATCGGAGAGCGCAGGATTGACTTGCATCTGTCCGGGTTGACGGCACTGGGAGCCAAAATCGAAGAATCGGAAGGCTACATTACATTTCGTGCCAAGCAACTGCGCGGGACCAATATCTTTCTTTCCTTCCCCAGTGTGGGTGCGACGGAAAACATTATGATGGCGGCCGTCTTGGCGAAAGGAACGACCCGCATTTGCAATGCTGCGAGAGAACCGGAAATCGTGGATTTGCAAAACTTTTTGAATGCAATGGGCGCGCGCATCCGCGGAGCCGGTACCGATACGATCGAAATCACCGGCGTACCCAAATTGCGTTCCGTCAGCTACCGGATCATACCGGACAGGATTGTCACAGGCACCTATGTGCTGGCAGTCGGTGTGGCGCAAGGCCATGTCGAACTGACCAACACATTGCCGGAACATCTCACAGCTTTGATCGAAGTAGCCCGTAGCTGCGGTGTTGAAATCAAGACCCGCCATGATATAATGGAGATCAAAAGCACCTCGCGTCCACGCGCCTACGACCGGATCATCACCTCGCCGTTTCCGGGATTTCCTACCGATTTACAGGCGCAGCTGATGGTATTTTTGTCACAGGCCAGGGGAACGAGCGTTATCAAGGAAACCATATTCGAGGGAAGATTCAAACATGTGAATGAATTGGCGCGAATGGGCGCCTCCATATACGTAGATCTGGGCTCGGCGATCATTCGCGGCGTCAGCAAGCTGACAGGAACGAACGTGGAAGCTTCAGATCTCCGGGCAGGAGCGGCACTGGTACTCGCTGGACTCGCTGCGGAAGGGACTACGACAGTTAACCAGATCCATCATATCGACAGAGGCTATGAACGGCTCGAGCAACAGTTGCGGCAGCTCGGCGCCAATATCACGCGGCTGTCGGTATGA
- the murG gene encoding undecaprenyldiphospho-muramoylpentapeptide beta-N-acetylglucosaminyltransferase: MRVVLTGGGTGGHIYPALAVAREVSRQHPQAAFLYIGSKHGLEAQLVPRAGFPFQSVEISGLKRKLSLDNVKTVWKFIRAVAESKRMLREFKPDVVVGTGGYVCGPVMYAAAKLGIPTLVHEQNVVPGLTNKFLSRSASKIAVSFSESLSFFPPAKTVLTGNPRATEVMHGDAEAGRRFLGVDAGKKIVLIFGGSRGARAINEAVLSMVPHVSDFAGTHFVYVTGDVHYEKISASLRQMGDLPGNLSVLSFVHNMPDVLAATHVLVSRAGASTLAEVTALGVPSILIPSPYVTNNHQEKNARGLEKAGAAEVIVERDLTGQSLLESLTALLRDQNRWEQMRKSSLALGMPKAATEIVAQLTELARGK; this comes from the coding sequence ATGCGCGTCGTCTTGACAGGCGGTGGCACAGGTGGACATATTTATCCGGCGCTTGCGGTGGCGAGGGAAGTTTCCCGCCAACATCCGCAGGCTGCCTTTTTGTATATCGGCAGTAAGCACGGTTTGGAGGCGCAGCTCGTTCCGCGGGCAGGCTTTCCCTTTCAATCCGTCGAAATCAGTGGCTTGAAACGAAAGCTCAGTCTGGACAATGTAAAGACCGTTTGGAAGTTTATCCGCGCGGTAGCGGAATCGAAGCGCATGCTCCGTGAGTTCAAGCCGGATGTAGTGGTCGGGACAGGCGGGTACGTGTGCGGACCTGTCATGTATGCGGCAGCAAAGCTGGGGATCCCGACGCTCGTCCATGAGCAAAATGTCGTCCCAGGCCTTACGAACAAGTTTTTGTCGCGTTCGGCGAGCAAGATCGCCGTTTCGTTTTCCGAGTCGCTTTCCTTTTTCCCGCCAGCCAAAACCGTGTTGACAGGAAACCCGCGAGCAACGGAAGTGATGCATGGAGATGCGGAGGCGGGACGCCGTTTTCTGGGTGTAGATGCAGGGAAAAAAATCGTGCTCATTTTCGGGGGAAGCCGTGGGGCTCGTGCGATCAACGAGGCTGTGCTTTCCATGGTGCCGCACGTGTCCGATTTTGCGGGTACCCATTTCGTCTATGTGACAGGAGATGTCCATTACGAGAAAATCTCGGCTTCGCTGCGTCAGATGGGTGATCTTCCCGGCAACCTTTCCGTTCTTTCATTCGTCCACAATATGCCGGATGTTCTCGCTGCGACGCATGTGCTCGTCAGCCGTGCGGGAGCTTCGACGCTGGCGGAGGTGACGGCGCTTGGGGTGCCGTCCATTCTGATTCCGTCACCGTATGTGACGAACAACCACCAGGAAAAGAATGCCCGCGGTCTGGAGAAGGCCGGTGCCGCAGAGGTCATCGTCGAACGGGACCTGACCGGACAAAGCCTGCTGGAATCGTTGACAGCCCTGCTTCGCGACCAGAACCGTTGGGAGCAGATGCGCAAAAGCTCGTTGGCTCTCGGCATGCCCAAGGCAGCGACCGAGATCGTTGCCCAGCTGACGGAGCTGGCCAGGGGAAAATGA